A genomic region of Pseudomonadota bacterium contains the following coding sequences:
- a CDS encoding DUF3137 domain-containing protein, with protein MVENEETSFIETEPYEVGFGSHYDEHLKPLVNDFESRRQEAVKKFKKRLVLSILGVPISLVLSFICVFEVLDTDPDSFWSEIYFWGVLFFIFAVVGFVYSSIGTYKGSIKQEIFPRIISFLGEYSFDAEPGNQMERFASSQITPSYDRETSEDLTTGTYKGVNIEFFETELEVRQRTSKTRSYKTIFDGVVISLSVKKSFEGHTIVLRDRGLVGNFFKSKFGTSLEKAGLEDPKFEKIFEVFTNDQVEARYLLTTSFMERLLDLNDIFKGKGVQCSFYEKTLLITIPSNKDLFEAGSIFKREDFIDDAKALLKEMNLIFSVVDILKLDQDIGL; from the coding sequence ATGGTTGAAAATGAGGAAACGTCATTTATAGAAACAGAACCCTACGAAGTTGGTTTTGGAAGTCACTACGATGAACACCTTAAACCACTTGTTAACGATTTTGAAAGTCGCAGGCAGGAAGCGGTAAAAAAATTTAAAAAAAGATTGGTGCTTTCCATCCTTGGAGTACCAATTTCTTTAGTCCTCTCTTTTATTTGTGTTTTTGAGGTACTTGATACCGATCCGGATTCTTTCTGGAGTGAAATTTATTTTTGGGGGGTTCTTTTTTTCATCTTTGCGGTTGTGGGTTTCGTTTATTCCTCAATTGGAACCTACAAAGGTTCTATCAAGCAGGAGATATTCCCGCGTATTATCTCTTTCCTCGGCGAATATAGTTTTGATGCGGAGCCTGGCAATCAAATGGAAAGATTTGCAAGCTCTCAGATCACTCCCAGTTATGATCGAGAAACTAGTGAGGATTTGACGACCGGCACTTACAAAGGGGTTAATATTGAATTTTTTGAGACGGAGTTGGAGGTCAGACAACGGACTAGTAAGACGCGGTCCTATAAAACAATTTTCGATGGTGTGGTCATCAGTCTGTCCGTTAAAAAATCATTCGAAGGACATACTATAGTTTTGCGAGATCGGGGCTTAGTGGGAAATTTTTTTAAATCAAAGTTTGGAACCTCGTTAGAGAAAGCAGGTCTAGAGGATCCCAAATTTGAAAAGATTTTCGAGGTTTTCACAAATGATCAAGTCGAGGCTCGATATTTGTTAACCACCTCCTTTATGGAGCGCCTCTTGGATTTAAATGACATTTTTAAGGGAAAAGGAGTTCAATGTAGTTTTTATGAGAAAACACTATTAATTACCATCCCAAGCAACAAAGATTTATTTGAGGCGGGCTCTATTTTTAAACGCGAAGATTTCATTGATGATGCAAAGGCTCTATTGAAAGAAATGAACCTGATTTTTTCGGTTGTTGATATTCTCAAGTTGGATCAGGATATAGGACTTTAA
- a CDS encoding antibiotic biosynthesis monooxygenase — MYIAMNRFSIVPGREAEFEKLWQDRETHLEQVPGFLDFHLVRGEKQDTSTLYASHSTWSSKADFLNWTKSEAFRQAHKNAGKNSDLYIGHPVFEGFDVVI; from the coding sequence ATGTATATAGCGATGAATAGGTTTAGTATCGTTCCGGGGCGGGAAGCCGAATTTGAAAAACTATGGCAAGACCGGGAGACGCACTTGGAGCAAGTGCCGGGATTTTTGGATTTCCATCTTGTGAGAGGAGAGAAACAAGATACTTCTACGCTTTACGCCTCGCATAGCACATGGTCATCAAAAGCCGATTTCTTAAACTGGACAAAGTCTGAAGCATTTAGACAAGCACATAAGAACGCGGGAAAGAATAGTGATTTGTATATCGGGCATCCAGTTTTCGAGGGTTTTGATGTGGTCATCTGA
- a CDS encoding plastocyanin/azurin family copper-binding protein, with amino-acid sequence MSRLIGLLFTVCLSFSANAAEISIDMLNKQGRDRNVYSNQIAYVSIGDTVIWKSKSKGHNVEFILKNGVPDGVKKFKSRLSKDAKYTFKVPGIYAYWCTPHKAMGMIGFVVVGKDKSNLAKIKKVKFVGKSKKLAKKLIAKLEN; translated from the coding sequence ATGTCACGTCTGATAGGTCTACTGTTTACCGTCTGTCTTAGCTTCTCTGCTAATGCTGCTGAAATAAGTATTGATATGTTAAATAAACAAGGTCGCGACCGAAATGTTTATTCAAACCAAATTGCGTATGTGTCCATTGGCGATACCGTTATTTGGAAGTCAAAAAGTAAGGGTCATAACGTCGAATTTATATTGAAAAACGGTGTTCCTGACGGCGTTAAAAAATTCAAATCAAGGCTGTCGAAAGATGCCAAGTACACATTCAAAGTTCCCGGCATTTATGCTTATTGGTGTACACCCCACAAAGCTATGGGCATGATAGGGTTTGTTGTGGTTGGTAAGGACAAATCCAACCTTGCGAAAATTAAAAAGGTTAAATTTGTAGGCAAATCGAAAAAATTAGCTAAAAAGCTGATAGCCAAATTAGAAAATTAA
- a CDS encoding histidine phosphatase family protein, whose protein sequence is MCIKKPSIIFFLSACFLFACNNIGYADTLWSKLKSGDHFVLIRHALAPGFSDPSDFDVEDCKTQRNLSDEGRQQAENIGRLFRANEIDTAILHSSQWCRCLETSRLFNLGKVAELPALNSFFENPDRERTQTEALLKWLRSAPLKKPTVLVSHQVNIAALTDVSPESGEIIFVNRLVDGSLSVIGSIQTLE, encoded by the coding sequence ATGTGTATAAAGAAACCATCCATAATATTTTTTCTTTCCGCATGTTTCCTGTTTGCCTGTAATAATATTGGATATGCGGATACACTTTGGAGCAAACTAAAGTCTGGCGATCACTTCGTTCTAATTCGGCACGCTCTTGCACCGGGTTTTAGTGATCCTAGTGACTTTGACGTGGAAGATTGTAAAACGCAGCGTAACCTAAGTGACGAGGGTCGCCAGCAGGCGGAGAATATCGGACGCCTTTTTCGTGCAAATGAAATAGATACGGCGATACTACATTCTAGCCAGTGGTGTAGATGCTTAGAAACTTCAAGATTGTTTAATCTTGGAAAGGTAGCGGAATTACCTGCTCTCAACTCATTTTTTGAAAACCCGGATAGGGAGCGAACCCAGACCGAAGCGTTACTAAAATGGTTGAGAAGTGCGCCGCTCAAGAAACCGACAGTCCTTGTAAGCCATCAGGTAAACATAGCGGCTTTGACGGACGTTTCTCCTGAATCAGGAGAAATTATTTTCGTGAACAGATTAGTTGACGGATCACTTTCTGTAATTGGCAGTATTCAAACACTAGAATAG
- a CDS encoding TauD/TfdA family dioxygenase has product MGIKIQKLSEYIGAEVSGIDFSKPVDREVKNTLNNALAENVALVIKNQNFDADMFVNAACVFGKPTRQNFTKFACKEQPLVSYVSNTFKSAEGKRVYHSTYWHSDHVNRQEPPKYTALYALEMPVSGGGDTGVFNTAAAFESLSAEWQKKLKSLRGIHGFKGSSTTAVSHKLGVSQKLIEDLPVTHDLVRRHPDTGKLAIYLHQGKLKNFLGMQGKESQELISKVFELTLKPEFIYRHQWQLGDMLIWDNRQSMHQSYRDYKLSETRTLFRIIGGSEKPLSRLEEAKNAMSA; this is encoded by the coding sequence TTGGGTATAAAGATACAAAAATTATCTGAATACATTGGCGCTGAAGTAAGTGGTATAGATTTTTCAAAGCCGGTGGATAGAGAGGTGAAAAATACCCTCAATAACGCCTTAGCCGAAAATGTGGCTTTAGTTATAAAAAATCAAAATTTTGACGCAGATATGTTTGTGAATGCGGCTTGTGTCTTTGGAAAACCTACTCGACAAAACTTTACTAAGTTTGCCTGTAAAGAACAGCCATTGGTTTCTTACGTCTCAAATACGTTTAAAAGTGCTGAGGGGAAAAGAGTGTATCACTCTACCTATTGGCATAGCGATCATGTTAACCGCCAAGAACCACCGAAGTATACTGCGCTTTATGCACTTGAAATGCCGGTAAGCGGAGGTGGCGACACGGGTGTCTTCAATACTGCTGCAGCCTTTGAATCATTATCAGCTGAGTGGCAAAAAAAATTAAAGTCACTGAGAGGCATCCACGGTTTTAAAGGTTCATCAACAACAGCCGTATCTCACAAGTTGGGGGTATCTCAAAAACTAATAGAAGACTTACCTGTAACCCACGACCTGGTCAGGCGGCATCCCGATACAGGAAAACTGGCAATATATTTACACCAAGGTAAGCTAAAAAACTTTTTGGGAATGCAAGGAAAAGAGAGCCAAGAATTAATATCAAAAGTTTTTGAGCTAACGCTAAAGCCGGAGTTTATTTATCGCCATCAATGGCAGTTGGGTGACATGTTAATTTGGGATAATAGGCAGAGCATGCACCAATCCTATCGAGACTACAAATTGAGTGAGACGCGAACTTTATTCCGCATTATCGGTGGTTCGGAGAAGCCCCTATCGCGACTAGAAGAAGCAAAAAATGCGATGAGTGCCTGA
- a CDS encoding YaiI/YqxD family protein — protein sequence MVKVYVDADACPVKEEVERVTTRHQLETCLVCDGGIRPSLNPLVQLVVVTQGADAADDWIANHIGERDICVTNDIPLAARCLKHGAFAIRPNGNVFTDDNIGTALATRAIKEGIRETGEMTGGPRPFSKADRSKFLERMEMIVQKAVKL from the coding sequence ATGGTTAAAGTGTATGTTGATGCTGATGCCTGTCCTGTGAAAGAAGAGGTAGAACGTGTAACAACACGGCACCAACTTGAAACTTGTCTGGTGTGCGATGGCGGAATACGCCCATCTCTGAATCCTCTTGTTCAGCTTGTTGTTGTTACACAGGGTGCAGACGCCGCCGATGATTGGATTGCTAACCACATCGGTGAACGAGACATATGCGTGACCAATGATATTCCCCTCGCCGCGCGATGCCTCAAACACGGTGCCTTCGCAATAAGACCTAACGGTAATGTTTTCACGGATGATAATATCGGTACGGCACTTGCTACGCGGGCAATTAAGGAAGGAATACGCGAAACTGGCGAAATGACTGGTGGCCCCCGCCCTTTTAGCAAGGCGGATCGGTCTAAATTTCTAGAACGAATGGAAATGATTGTTCAAAAAGCCGTAAAGCTCTAG
- a CDS encoding LysR family transcriptional regulator — MKSNFKEGNTTTRRIIVNKERTITVAGGEFDVYATPEMIRDIEQTCKLYILEFAEEGEDSVGTQVNISHIGATLKDMSVDVTATVKSIHRRRITFDIFVRDEFDEVGIGTHERFITDASKSAERLRAKAQKAGI, encoded by the coding sequence ATGAAATCCAATTTTAAAGAAGGGAATACCACCACCCGGCGTATCATTGTGAACAAAGAACGTACCATAACAGTCGCTGGAGGGGAATTTGACGTCTACGCCACGCCGGAAATGATTCGAGACATCGAGCAAACTTGTAAATTGTATATACTTGAGTTTGCCGAGGAAGGTGAGGACTCAGTCGGAACACAGGTTAATATTTCTCACATAGGAGCTACTTTAAAAGACATGTCAGTAGACGTGACTGCTACCGTTAAATCAATCCACCGTCGTCGTATCACTTTTGATATTTTTGTAAGAGACGAATTTGATGAAGTTGGTATTGGAACCCATGAGCGCTTCATTACAGATGCATCCAAATCAGCAGAACGCCTTCGGGCCAAGGCACAAAAGGCCGGCATATAG
- a CDS encoding plastocyanin/azurin family copper-binding protein, which translates to MKILLTISTVVCMLILSSNSFGEVLKIKFTEDDSYSIEIARINVGDTIEWLPENEGHNVEFFAGPKMHPLPKTSEIDAVHTITFGTPGVYLYGCTPHANMGMLGLIVVGNNFDNIEKIKETQLSRVASSVLKRLVRMAQPGSN; encoded by the coding sequence ATGAAAATACTGCTCACCATTTCCACAGTCGTATGTATGCTGATTTTATCCTCCAACAGTTTTGGGGAAGTCTTGAAAATCAAGTTCACGGAAGATGATTCGTATAGTATTGAGATTGCTCGAATTAATGTTGGAGATACCATCGAATGGTTGCCAGAGAATGAGGGGCATAATGTAGAGTTTTTTGCGGGCCCAAAAATGCACCCGCTTCCAAAAACATCAGAAATAGATGCAGTTCACACCATAACTTTTGGAACGCCTGGAGTTTATTTGTACGGTTGCACGCCCCATGCAAATATGGGAATGCTGGGGTTAATCGTGGTTGGAAATAATTTTGATAATATTGAGAAAATAAAAGAAACTCAATTGTCTCGTGTTGCGTCTTCGGTTCTGAAACGATTGGTTAGAATGGCGCAGCCTGGTTCTAACTAA
- a CDS encoding surface-adhesin E family protein has product MKKLVLILSLMFIVALSSPSYAKWTKVIKDTNGNTYYIDLERIRKVDGYVYWWDLKDLLKPNKYGLLSGKAYNQGDCKLFRIKILNYVHHTTYG; this is encoded by the coding sequence ATGAAGAAACTGGTTCTCATACTGTCACTGATGTTCATAGTGGCACTTTCATCCCCGTCTTATGCGAAATGGACGAAGGTGATAAAGGATACGAATGGAAACACCTACTATATCGACCTTGAGAGAATACGGAAAGTTGATGGGTATGTTTATTGGTGGGATTTGAAGGATTTATTGAAACCAAACAAATATGGGTTGTTGTCTGGCAAAGCATATAACCAAGGTGACTGTAAATTATTTCGGATTAAGATTTTGAATTACGTTCATCACACAACCTATGGGTAG
- a CDS encoding toxin-antitoxin system YwqK family antitoxin, which produces MRKPILILSLIFTVMLSSPSYAEGLICKFTGWNCPVIDEKDLVKRGGLYYRKRTDVPFTGKTTGKTQGTFKNGKKDGPYIRYYKNGQLFLKTNYKDGKWDGPWVTYHKNGQLWSKGTLKNDEEEGPWVRFYENGQLWSKGNYKDGKEEGPWVYYWKDGSAWEKYTGTFKNGVKAK; this is translated from the coding sequence ATGCGGAAACCTATTCTCATACTGTCACTGATTTTCACTGTGATGTTGTCATCCCCGTCTTATGCAGAAGGGTTGATATGTAAATTCACCGGATGGAATTGTCCTGTAATTGATGAAAAGGATTTGGTGAAACGGGGAGGTCTTTATTATAGGAAACGCACCGATGTTCCTTTCACAGGTAAGACCACGGGGAAAACGCAGGGGACATTTAAGAACGGTAAGAAAGACGGTCCTTATATACGTTACTACAAAAACGGACAGTTATTCCTTAAAACAAACTACAAGGACGGCAAGTGGGATGGTCCTTGGGTCACTTACCACAAAAACGGACAGTTATGGTCCAAAGGAACTCTCAAGAACGATGAGGAAGAAGGTCCTTGGGTCAGGTTCTACGAAAACGGACAACTATGGAGCAAAGGAAACTACAAGGACGGTAAGGAAGAAGGTCCATGGGTCTACTACTGGAAAGACGGAAGTGCGTGGGAGAAATATACCGGCACCTTCAAGAACGGTGTGAAGGCCAAATAG
- a CDS encoding DUF2784 domain-containing protein has product MTIADFKFLSKGGARTKGAYTHILFAIPVPNILCHTIFLLWANLGKCCMGKTVIVFFADIVLAVHFCIVIFITSGFFLIPIGYTANWGWTSNVKFRISHCGMMMFVTLETILGTTCPLTYLENILRGITQPESFIGHWIHRLIYWDLPTHIFFILYCIFLGWTLLMWWIFPPKRSRP; this is encoded by the coding sequence ATGACTATAGCGGATTTTAAATTTTTGAGTAAGGGAGGGGCGAGGACCAAAGGTGCCTACACCCACATCCTATTTGCTATACCCGTTCCAAATATTCTCTGTCATACTATTTTCCTACTTTGGGCCAACCTTGGAAAATGTTGCATGGGAAAAACGGTGATTGTATTTTTTGCCGACATTGTTCTGGCAGTTCATTTTTGCATTGTAATTTTTATCACCTCTGGTTTTTTTCTAATACCGATTGGTTACACTGCCAATTGGGGTTGGACTTCAAACGTGAAATTTAGAATATCTCACTGTGGGATGATGATGTTTGTAACGCTTGAAACTATATTAGGAACGACCTGCCCACTTACCTATCTTGAAAATATTCTACGTGGGATCACTCAACCTGAGTCATTCATTGGGCATTGGATCCACCGATTAATCTATTGGGACTTGCCAACACATATATTTTTCATTTTGTACTGTATTTTCTTGGGATGGACATTACTTATGTGGTGGATCTTCCCACCAAAAAGATCTCGTCCTTGA
- the glmS gene encoding glutamine--fructose-6-phosphate transaminase (isomerizing), whose translation MCGIVGIIGNQPVAPLLMEGLRRLEYRGYDSAGIATLRDGSIERRRSEGKISNLESRLDAFPVKGNIGIGHTRWATHGVPSETNAHPHATSRVAVVHNGIIENFQKLREELTEHGSQFVTDTDTEVIVHLVSHYLNKGANPKEAVALSLPRLEGAFAIVLIFAGEQDLMIGARLGSPLAIGFGDGEMYIGSDALALAPLTQKLCYLEDGDWAVIRRDGPEIFDNNDNPILRPVVQTAMSGAMIGKGDFRHFMLKEIYEQPTVIGETLNTMLNPVTRTITLPPMPIDFKNISRISISACGTAYYAGLVGKYWIERLGRLPVELDVASEFRYREVPMENDGLSLFISQSGETMDTLSALQYAAQQKQKIVSIINVDESSIARASDAALRTLAGPEIGVASTKAFTTQLTVIACLAIGCGRARGTLNKTDEAELSLALSEVPGRVAEVLKNDETIAEIAETLVDAHDVLYLGRGTSYAIALEGALKLKEISYIHAEGYAAGEMKHGPIALIDEDVPVIVIAPGNDLLFEKTASNMQEVIARGGKVILISDKEGASRLQGHASPYATIILPTVDPFVAPILYSIPVQLLAYHTAILKGTDVDQPRNLAKSVTVE comes from the coding sequence ATGTGCGGGATTGTCGGCATCATAGGAAATCAGCCGGTAGCGCCACTGCTTATGGAGGGACTGAGGCGTTTGGAATATCGCGGTTACGATTCTGCGGGGATTGCTACACTTCGCGACGGATCTATTGAAAGGCGTCGGTCAGAGGGTAAAATTAGTAATCTGGAATCTCGATTAGATGCTTTCCCAGTAAAGGGAAATATTGGTATCGGTCATACGCGGTGGGCCACGCATGGTGTGCCGTCTGAGACGAATGCGCACCCTCATGCAACTTCTAGAGTTGCAGTAGTGCACAATGGAATCATAGAGAATTTCCAAAAGTTACGTGAAGAACTCACTGAACACGGTAGTCAATTTGTAACTGACACTGATACTGAGGTAATTGTTCATTTAGTTAGCCATTATCTCAATAAGGGTGCCAATCCTAAAGAGGCGGTAGCGCTGAGCCTGCCCCGGCTTGAAGGTGCTTTTGCTATAGTACTGATATTCGCAGGTGAGCAAGATCTAATGATCGGAGCACGACTTGGTAGTCCCCTGGCTATTGGTTTTGGCGATGGCGAGATGTATATCGGCTCCGACGCCCTAGCTTTAGCCCCGTTAACCCAGAAACTCTGCTACTTGGAAGATGGTGACTGGGCTGTAATCAGGCGTGATGGACCTGAGATATTCGATAACAATGACAATCCAATTCTGCGCCCAGTAGTTCAGACTGCGATGTCCGGTGCCATGATCGGTAAAGGAGATTTCAGACACTTTATGTTGAAAGAAATTTATGAACAGCCGACCGTTATTGGAGAAACGCTTAATACAATGCTCAATCCGGTAACTCGAACTATTACACTACCTCCAATGCCTATAGATTTTAAAAATATCTCACGTATTTCGATAAGCGCATGTGGTACTGCGTATTATGCCGGCCTAGTAGGCAAGTATTGGATTGAACGACTGGGACGTTTGCCCGTTGAACTTGATGTAGCTTCTGAGTTCAGGTATCGCGAAGTTCCAATGGAAAACGACGGCTTGTCTTTATTTATAAGCCAATCAGGCGAGACAATGGATACCCTGTCAGCGCTTCAATATGCGGCGCAGCAAAAACAAAAAATTGTATCGATTATCAATGTTGATGAAAGTTCCATCGCGCGTGCATCAGATGCGGCATTAAGAACCCTAGCCGGACCTGAGATTGGAGTGGCTTCTACAAAAGCTTTCACTACGCAATTAACAGTAATTGCTTGCCTTGCCATTGGTTGTGGTCGAGCTCGTGGCACATTGAATAAAACAGATGAAGCTGAGCTGTCACTTGCACTTTCTGAAGTGCCGGGCCGGGTGGCTGAGGTACTAAAAAACGATGAAACAATCGCTGAAATAGCCGAGACACTAGTTGACGCGCATGATGTTCTTTATTTGGGTAGGGGCACGTCATATGCGATCGCTCTTGAGGGTGCTCTTAAATTGAAGGAAATTTCCTATATTCATGCCGAAGGGTATGCCGCCGGAGAAATGAAGCATGGGCCGATAGCTCTTATTGATGAAGATGTTCCAGTTATAGTTATAGCGCCAGGGAATGATCTTTTATTTGAAAAAACAGCATCGAATATGCAGGAGGTTATTGCGCGAGGTGGTAAAGTAATACTTATTTCTGACAAAGAGGGTGCCTCTCGCTTGCAAGGGCATGCCTCTCCTTACGCAACAATTATTTTACCAACGGTCGATCCCTTCGTTGCGCCAATTCTGTATTCTATCCCAGTGCAACTTCTCGCCTATCACACAGCTATCCTTAAAGGCACTGATGTTGATCAGCCACGTAATTTGGCCAAAAGTGTCACGGTGGAGTAG
- the glmU gene encoding bifunctional UDP-N-acetylglucosamine diphosphorylase/glucosamine-1-phosphate N-acetyltransferase GlmU produces MAEHKTIAIILAAGKGTRMVSKLPKVMHTVANQPMIGHVLAATAELNPSKTFVIVGPGMSEVSRFVKPHKTVLQEERLGTADAVKTAMPMIVDTAAETVLILYGDTPFIRSETLRKMLQARSSGATLVVLGFRPDHPASYGRLKLNKEGCLEAIIEANEATAAELEIRLCNSGVMAVDASHLGGLLAEVGNDNTKGEYYLTDIVALARSRGMECGVVEASAEELMGVDDRVALAEAEQTWQTARRIRAMQEGVTLCDPSSVWFSSDTDIGKDVVIGPNVVFGPGVTIADNVEVRAFSHLEGVCIEEDVTVGPFVRLRPGAVLKKGSMVGNFVEIKNSILDKGSKAAHLSYIGDADVGEKTNIGAGTITCNYDGFNKNRSIIGKGAFIGSNTALVAPINIGDGAVVGAGSAIEADVPKDALALSRAKQINLPGRAQALRTKLETQKTSTKHKKKSED; encoded by the coding sequence ATGGCTGAACACAAAACTATCGCTATTATTTTAGCAGCAGGCAAGGGCACTCGGATGGTGTCAAAATTACCCAAGGTGATGCACACTGTTGCTAATCAACCCATGATTGGCCACGTTTTGGCGGCAACGGCGGAACTCAATCCAAGCAAAACTTTTGTTATTGTTGGCCCTGGAATGAGCGAGGTTTCAAGATTTGTGAAACCCCATAAGACTGTTTTGCAAGAGGAGCGCCTCGGCACGGCGGATGCTGTAAAGACTGCTATGCCAATGATTGTTGACACTGCGGCCGAGACAGTCCTCATACTTTACGGCGATACGCCGTTTATTCGTTCTGAAACACTACGCAAGATGCTGCAAGCACGTTCTTCCGGGGCAACCCTTGTGGTACTAGGGTTTAGGCCAGACCATCCCGCCAGCTATGGTCGATTAAAGCTCAACAAAGAGGGTTGCCTGGAAGCAATTATCGAAGCCAATGAAGCGACCGCGGCTGAACTAGAAATTAGATTGTGTAACTCCGGGGTTATGGCAGTTGATGCCTCACACTTAGGTGGTCTTTTGGCTGAAGTTGGCAATGATAATACAAAGGGTGAATATTATCTCACCGATATCGTGGCATTAGCGCGCTCACGCGGTATGGAGTGTGGCGTCGTAGAGGCTTCAGCAGAGGAACTGATGGGTGTCGATGACCGTGTAGCTCTAGCGGAAGCGGAGCAAACATGGCAGACGGCTCGCCGCATTCGTGCCATGCAGGAGGGTGTAACGCTTTGCGACCCTAGCTCCGTTTGGTTCAGTAGTGATACCGATATTGGAAAAGATGTGGTGATTGGCCCCAATGTAGTCTTCGGACCGGGTGTGACTATTGCTGATAATGTGGAGGTTCGTGCTTTTAGCCATCTTGAAGGGGTGTGCATCGAGGAAGATGTAACGGTAGGACCTTTTGTGCGTTTAAGGCCTGGAGCGGTGCTGAAAAAGGGATCAATGGTTGGAAACTTTGTTGAAATAAAAAATTCGATACTCGATAAAGGCTCTAAGGCGGCCCATCTCTCATACATCGGTGACGCTGATGTAGGTGAAAAAACTAACATAGGCGCCGGAACAATCACCTGTAATTACGACGGTTTTAATAAAAATCGAAGTATTATAGGAAAGGGTGCGTTTATTGGATCCAATACCGCTTTGGTTGCGCCTATTAATATTGGGGATGGGGCTGTGGTGGGAGCAGGAAGTGCAATAGAGGCCGATGTGCCCAAGGATGCCCTAGCGCTCTCTCGTGCTAAGCAAATCAATCTTCCAGGGCGAGCTCAGGCGCTACGCACGAAGTTAGAAACTCAGAAGACATCCACAAAACATAAAAAAAAGAGCGAAGATTAA
- a CDS encoding HAD-IA family hydrolase, with translation MVKSFPFVVFDFDGTLVESAIGMTTCINQMLGELDRPALEVNEVEAMVGEGINVTIEKAMRKTGTVPQDLSKYVDRFKTLYYQQPVKETPLYPNALSTLEKLTSNGHVVALCTNKAYDATVRLCKGLNIAHFFTAIAGGDSYSVRKPNPEHLLRVLNEIGGTTDRAVMIGDSINDIACANAAQVCSIAVTYGYTKTPPNELGATYLVDGLDEIPDALVNLASQ, from the coding sequence ATGGTGAAATCATTCCCTTTTGTGGTTTTCGATTTTGATGGAACATTAGTTGAAAGCGCCATCGGTATGACCACTTGTATAAATCAGATGTTAGGCGAGTTAGATCGGCCAGCATTGGAGGTAAATGAAGTTGAGGCCATGGTGGGGGAAGGGATAAACGTTACGATTGAAAAAGCTATGAGGAAAACGGGCACTGTCCCCCAAGATCTAAGTAAATACGTGGATCGCTTTAAGACACTTTATTATCAACAACCTGTAAAAGAAACGCCTCTGTATCCAAACGCTTTGTCCACTCTAGAAAAACTTACATCTAATGGGCACGTCGTAGCCCTGTGCACCAACAAAGCTTACGACGCGACTGTGCGGCTCTGTAAGGGGCTCAACATCGCACACTTTTTTACAGCTATCGCCGGCGGGGACAGTTATTCGGTACGCAAACCTAATCCGGAGCACCTATTACGAGTACTTAATGAGATTGGAGGCACGACAGACCGAGCAGTTATGATAGGCGACAGCATTAATGATATTGCATGTGCAAATGCAGCCCAAGTTTGTTCAATTGCTGTAACCTACGGGTATACAAAAACTCCTCCGAATGAACTTGGGGCAACCTATTTGGTCGACGGGTTAGATGAAATTCCGGACGCGCTTGTCAACTTGGCTAGTCAATAA